From a single Streptomyces rubradiris genomic region:
- a CDS encoding serine hydrolase domain-containing protein, which yields MTNSVSGGREKVQRMLDRAVAELGVPGIVAEVRDANGTWFGSAGVADLESGRPRRKGEHLHVGSAGKAFTAAAMLRLEAEGRLSIEDPVEKWLPGVLDVNGYDGGRITLRHLLSNTSGLFATGLAPELTRRYATRSAFNEHRYDIWTADELLRLAVSQPPLHEPGTAFAYSNGGFYLAGLIIERVTGNSYAEEVARTVTRPLGLAHTYVRPAGDTGYPEPHPRAYTGLFLRDGVDPADVTSENWQSMLEEPGLPPLDITEFNTSWGWSAGNVVSTTGEMIEAFGALATGRLLPAAQHHEMWTTVSTEGGHWLPHSLYGLGVFELDPAVTGGLRLRGMAGSMPGSHLVVVGTTDGEQTIAVHTNTEAKGWEVVFGAVEAQFDVPPIERL from the coding sequence ATGACGAACTCCGTGAGCGGCGGGCGCGAGAAGGTCCAGCGGATGCTGGACCGGGCGGTGGCCGAGCTGGGCGTGCCCGGCATCGTCGCCGAGGTCCGCGACGCGAACGGCACCTGGTTCGGCTCCGCCGGGGTGGCCGACCTGGAGTCCGGCCGGCCGCGCCGGAAGGGCGAACACCTGCACGTGGGCAGCGCCGGCAAGGCATTCACGGCGGCCGCGATGCTGCGGCTGGAGGCCGAGGGCAGGCTGAGCATCGAGGACCCGGTGGAGAAGTGGCTGCCCGGTGTGCTGGACGTCAACGGCTACGACGGCGGCAGGATCACCCTCAGGCATCTGCTCAGCAACACCAGCGGGCTGTTCGCCACCGGACTCGCCCCGGAGCTGACGCGCCGCTACGCCACCCGCTCCGCGTTCAACGAGCACCGCTACGACATCTGGACCGCGGACGAGCTGCTGCGGCTCGCGGTCTCCCAGCCCCCGCTGCACGAACCCGGAACGGCCTTCGCCTACTCCAACGGCGGTTTCTACCTCGCCGGCCTGATCATCGAAAGGGTCACCGGCAACAGCTACGCGGAGGAGGTCGCGCGCACCGTCACCCGCCCTCTCGGTCTGGCGCACACCTATGTGCGCCCCGCTGGGGACACCGGTTACCCGGAGCCGCACCCGAGGGCGTACACGGGACTGTTTCTGCGGGACGGCGTCGACCCCGCGGACGTGACCTCGGAGAACTGGCAGTCGATGCTGGAGGAGCCCGGTCTTCCGCCCCTCGACATCACCGAGTTCAACACCTCCTGGGGCTGGTCCGCCGGCAACGTCGTCTCCACGACCGGAGAGATGATCGAGGCGTTCGGCGCGCTCGCCACCGGCCGCCTGCTGCCGGCCGCGCAGCACCACGAGATGTGGACGACGGTCTCCACCGAGGGCGGCCACTGGTTGCCCCATTCCCTCTACGGTCTGGGCGTGTTCGAGCTGGACCCGGCGGTGACCGGCGGGCTGCGGCTGCGCGGCATGGCCGGCAGTATGCCGGGGTCCCACCTCGTCGTCGTCGGCACCACCGACGGCGAACAGACGATAGCCGTCCACACGAACACCGAGGCCAAGGGCTGGGAGGTGGTGTTCGGGGCCGTCGAGGCGCAGTTCGACGTCCCGCCCATCGAGAGGCTGTAG
- a CDS encoding ATP-binding protein, whose translation MRIALLGPVQALDGDGRPVGVGGPRPRMLLARLALAAGDVLTPGVLIDSLWGTRPPADALNSLHALVYRLRRALPASGVLESAEAGYRLAVPKERVDAARFEALAARGGRELAAGDPEEAASLLGEALALWHGPALADVRQAPFAGPAVARLEELRLAALEDHCDARLRLGDHTGALAGLETASADHPLRERLAALRMRALKAAGRQSDALAVFEDVRGRLADELGVDPSAGLREAHLAVLRGAPGPSAVRSGPAPGRLPAPLTSFVGRDGELALLDGLLDANRLVTVIGPGGVGKTRLAVEAAAGHRTRQQGRLWLVPLAGAHGPKSVTDAVLGALSTPNAARPPADSHAEPREQVVGLLRGGEAVLVLDNCEHVVDAVAELAQYLLERRPRLTVLATSREPLQVLGEALCRIGPLPLPRPGADPAEAAASPAVRLFVDRATAVRPGFTLDGPTLAAVGEVVRRLDGLPLALELAAARLRSMTAGEIAHRLDDRFRLLATGNRTAQPRQRTLHAVIEWSWELLTGQERTLARRMAVFPAPAGAGTVEAVCAGETLPAGDIAYVLGSLVDKSFVERVGDGYRMLETVRAYAARRLLQAGEREAVRDRLVRHFADVAEEHEPLLRSARQQASFALLTAEYDNLVFALRAAVDGRDADAAARLLAPLYWYWNSLRYDARAEALVAEVCGLGDALPEDARAAFTALRLVAGSGPAPGARQVRAVIEDCARTGALERYPMLLLVTLPMGCLVGLEDVVHRLIREVRGRRDRWAVACTFLVEAFARYDRGDWAGLAGATAGALREFEAVGDRLCTAMALAGVARVRSVEGNHHEAVAAYRRGLALVPGDDIQARLGLAAERMRGGDLAGARRDIDTAEQAARDRGDDFTRLAALACRAEWHRRAGEPEPAGRQLDRMEALGREAGLADETVQDWVAPARVANLLAAGDAVRARELLPRAVRGAFAHRDPAPAAQQLAGVLLAEGDPAGAAGALGMSEVIRGAFDAGDPELRDLAAELERRLGRARYAAAYGRGAAMPRREALFRLRRVADGS comes from the coding sequence ATGCGGATAGCACTGCTCGGGCCGGTCCAGGCCCTCGACGGGGACGGCAGGCCGGTCGGAGTCGGGGGACCGAGACCGCGCATGCTGCTCGCCCGGCTGGCGTTGGCGGCGGGCGACGTCCTGACGCCCGGCGTGCTCATCGACAGTCTGTGGGGCACGCGGCCTCCCGCGGACGCGCTCAACTCGCTGCACGCGCTGGTGTACCGGCTGCGCAGGGCGCTGCCCGCCAGTGGCGTACTGGAGTCGGCGGAGGCCGGCTACCGGCTCGCGGTGCCGAAGGAGCGGGTGGACGCCGCCCGCTTCGAAGCGCTGGCGGCGCGGGGTGGCCGGGAACTCGCCGCGGGGGACCCCGAGGAGGCGGCCTCCCTGCTCGGCGAGGCGCTCGCGCTGTGGCACGGGCCCGCGCTGGCCGACGTACGGCAGGCCCCGTTCGCCGGCCCCGCCGTGGCCCGGCTGGAGGAACTGCGGCTCGCGGCACTGGAGGACCATTGCGACGCGCGGCTGCGGCTCGGCGACCACACCGGGGCCCTGGCCGGTCTGGAGACGGCGTCGGCGGACCATCCGTTGCGGGAACGGCTGGCCGCGCTGCGCATGCGGGCCCTCAAGGCGGCGGGCCGGCAGTCCGACGCGCTGGCCGTCTTCGAGGACGTACGGGGCAGGCTGGCCGACGAGTTGGGGGTCGATCCCTCGGCGGGACTGCGCGAGGCCCACCTGGCGGTGCTGCGCGGCGCACCCGGGCCGTCCGCCGTACGCTCCGGGCCGGCCCCCGGCCGCCTGCCCGCGCCGCTCACCTCGTTCGTCGGCCGGGACGGTGAACTGGCGTTGCTCGACGGCCTGCTGGACGCCAACCGGCTGGTCACGGTCATCGGCCCCGGTGGGGTCGGCAAGACCCGGCTGGCCGTGGAGGCGGCCGCCGGGCACCGCACCCGGCAACAGGGCCGGCTGTGGCTCGTGCCGCTGGCCGGAGCGCACGGCCCGAAGAGCGTGACCGACGCGGTCCTGGGCGCGCTCAGCACCCCGAACGCGGCACGGCCGCCCGCCGACAGCCACGCGGAGCCGCGGGAACAGGTGGTCGGTCTGCTCCGGGGCGGCGAAGCCGTGCTCGTGCTGGACAACTGCGAGCATGTCGTGGACGCCGTCGCCGAGTTGGCGCAGTACCTGCTCGAGCGGCGCCCGCGCCTGACCGTCCTGGCCACCAGCAGGGAGCCCCTTCAGGTCCTGGGCGAGGCGCTGTGCCGCATCGGCCCGCTGCCCCTCCCCCGCCCGGGAGCGGACCCGGCCGAGGCCGCCGCATCGCCCGCCGTGCGGCTCTTCGTGGACCGGGCGACGGCCGTACGGCCCGGCTTCACCCTCGACGGGCCCACTCTGGCAGCGGTCGGCGAGGTGGTGCGGAGGCTGGATGGGCTGCCGCTCGCCCTCGAACTGGCAGCGGCCCGGCTGCGGTCGATGACCGCCGGGGAGATCGCACACCGGCTCGACGACCGGTTCCGGCTGCTGGCCACGGGCAACAGGACGGCCCAGCCCCGTCAGCGCACGCTGCACGCCGTGATCGAGTGGAGCTGGGAGCTGCTGACCGGCCAGGAGCGGACGCTGGCCCGGCGCATGGCCGTCTTCCCCGCCCCGGCCGGGGCCGGCACCGTCGAGGCGGTGTGCGCGGGCGAAACGCTGCCCGCCGGGGATATCGCCTATGTCCTCGGTTCGCTGGTCGACAAGTCGTTCGTGGAACGGGTCGGCGACGGTTACCGGATGCTGGAGACCGTCCGGGCGTACGCGGCGCGGCGGCTGCTCCAGGCGGGCGAGCGGGAAGCGGTCCGGGACCGTCTGGTCCGCCACTTCGCCGACGTGGCCGAGGAGCACGAGCCGCTGCTGCGTTCCGCCCGGCAGCAGGCGTCGTTCGCGCTCCTCACCGCCGAGTACGACAACCTGGTGTTCGCGCTGCGCGCGGCCGTCGACGGACGGGACGCGGACGCCGCGGCCCGGCTGCTCGCTCCGCTGTACTGGTACTGGAACTCGCTGCGCTACGACGCACGTGCCGAAGCCCTGGTGGCCGAGGTCTGCGGACTGGGCGACGCGCTGCCCGAGGACGCGCGGGCCGCGTTCACCGCCCTGCGCCTCGTGGCCGGCTCCGGGCCCGCCCCCGGCGCCCGACAGGTGCGCGCCGTGATCGAGGACTGTGCGCGCACCGGGGCCTTGGAGCGGTATCCGATGCTGCTCCTGGTGACGCTTCCGATGGGTTGTCTGGTCGGTCTGGAGGATGTGGTCCACCGCCTGATCCGCGAGGTGCGCGGGCGCCGGGACCGGTGGGCCGTGGCCTGTACGTTCCTGGTGGAGGCCTTCGCGCGGTACGACCGTGGCGACTGGGCGGGCCTGGCGGGTGCGACGGCCGGCGCCCTGCGCGAGTTCGAGGCGGTGGGCGACCGCTTGTGCACGGCGATGGCGCTGGCCGGCGTGGCACGGGTCCGCTCGGTCGAGGGCAATCATCACGAGGCGGTCGCCGCGTACCGGCGCGGGCTCGCCCTCGTCCCCGGGGACGACATCCAGGCCCGGCTCGGACTCGCCGCCGAACGGATGCGCGGCGGTGACCTGGCCGGTGCCCGGCGCGACATCGACACGGCCGAGCAGGCGGCCCGGGACCGCGGTGACGACTTCACGCGGCTCGCGGCCCTGGCCTGCCGGGCCGAGTGGCACCGGCGCGCCGGGGAACCGGAACCGGCCGGTCGGCAGCTGGACCGGATGGAGGCGCTCGGCCGGGAAGCCGGCCTGGCCGACGAGACCGTGCAGGACTGGGTCGCGCCGGCCCGGGTGGCGAACCTGCTGGCGGCGGGCGATGCCGTACGGGCGCGTGAGCTGCTGCCCAGGGCCGTTCGGGGCGCTTTCGCCCACCGGGATCCCGCTCCGGCCGCCCAGCAGCTGGCGGGGGTGTTGCTGGCCGAGGGGGATCCGGCCGGCGCGGCCGGCGCGCTCGGCATGAGTGAGGTCATCCGTGGTGCCTTCGACGCCGGTGACCCTGAGCTGCGCGACCTCGCCGCCGAGCTCGAGCGGCGGCTGGGCCGGGCGAGGTATGCCGCCGCGTACGGCCGGGGCGCCGCGATGCCGCGGCGGGAAGCGCTCTTCCGGCTGCGCCGGGTGGCCGACGGCTCCTGA